Proteins encoded within one genomic window of Cyanobium sp. Tous-M-B4:
- a CDS encoding DUF1997 domain-containing protein has product MPLEPAPLADQLELFLAKPLRPLRGLLDPNRLQSDGGDLYDYRSRPYGVAGWTLQPRVSLRARLIAGELLIEQVACRVDGLGEWQERLRFGLEARLRPAAIAPTALEAEALVWAELPGVAVVAAAPVLNLALQQLLDRLERRCQQGLRRRAEAWLGRAS; this is encoded by the coding sequence GTGCCGCTTGAACCTGCCCCGCTGGCGGACCAGCTGGAGCTGTTCCTGGCCAAACCCTTGCGGCCATTGCGCGGCCTGCTCGACCCCAATCGCCTCCAGTCCGATGGTGGTGATTTGTACGACTACAGATCAAGACCCTATGGAGTGGCGGGCTGGACCCTCCAACCCCGGGTTTCGCTGCGGGCTCGGCTGATTGCAGGGGAGCTGTTGATCGAGCAGGTCGCCTGCAGGGTGGATGGTTTGGGCGAGTGGCAGGAGCGGCTGCGCTTTGGTTTGGAGGCCCGGCTGCGCCCGGCTGCAATTGCACCAACAGCCCTAGAGGCCGAGGCTTTGGTGTGGGCCGAGCTGCCTGGGGTGGCCGTCGTGGCAGCCGCACCCGTGCTCAACCTGGCCCTGCAGCAACTGCTCGATCGGCTGGAGCGGCGCTGCCAGCAGGGGCT